The Pseudomonadota bacterium genomic sequence GCCCCAAACATTATTGGGTCGATCGAAGAAACTACCATTGAATACGTTGGTCGCTGGCGAATTTCGCCATTTGGAATATCAAAGCTAAGGCCTAAAAACATCGGGCCATCACGACCCCAATTAAACACAAACTTTTGCAAGCCCTGCAATGACCCGCTTTGAATACGGATAGTATGTCTGATTCATCTTGGTGCTTAAATTGGTTTAAAAAATAATTAGGATAAATTATTTGCTTTCCCAAAAAAACTATATAACTAGTACCCTAGTTATATAGTTTTTTTGAAAGAAGCTTAAAATGGAACTTGCGTGGGCGGCTAGAGGATTCGCGGCAGCTGGTGCCGAACCTCGGTTAGAAGTTCTCTTGGACTTAGTTCGGGCAGGCCCGCAAGGTTTAACAGTAGGGGAAATTCAGGAACGTCTGAATATGCCAGCATCTACGTTAGCCCATCACTTGCGGTTTCTAAAGTCGGCCAACCTCATTGAACAGGAAAAGTATGGCCGCACAGTTATCAATCGTGCCCGATTTGATTATATAGAGGATCTGGCTCAATTCCTTTTAAAAGAGTGCTGCACCGAATCGGCCTCCCTTTATAAGGGAACCGGATAACACCAGCATATAATTTCCACGAAACTAATTTGGAACCTGAATAATGTCAGAACTCGTGCTCCAAGGATTTCGCAATATTCACCGCAATATAGAGTGGATCTACTCTGTATGGTTTTTAATAATCTTGGTGCCCTTGTCCATATGGTTTTTAGATCCAACTAATATCCTGCCGTTTGTTGAAACAGCGTTTTTCGCACTCTCGAACACCCTCCCTTATATCGCAATAGCAGTGCTGCTACTCGGGTATCTGAAAGCAAGCGGAGCGGAAACAGTTGTCGCGAAAGCATTCGAGGGCCGTGAAAGTCGAATGATCGTAATGGCTGCACTTTTTGGCGGATTAGCTCCTTTTTGCTCCTGCGAGGTTATTCCTTTTGTGGCGGGCCTACTCGCCGTCGGCGCTCCCTTATCCGCTGTAATGGCTTTTTGGCTTTCCTCACCCTTAATTGATCCTCCGACCCTATTGATCACTGCAAGCGCGTTAGGCTGGACCTTTTCCATTGCAAAAGCGATTGCCGCTGTTGCTCTGGGGCTCATAGGTGGATTTGCGGTGCGGCACATCCTGACAGCAAAAATCTTTTCGAACCCGCTGAAGCCTGGGACATCATTTGGGGGGTGCTGTGGAGGCCCTGCACCATTTTCGGGAACTCCGAGATGGCCTTTTTGGAAAGAGCCAGAACGACGAGAAATTTTTGCCAGACAGTCCTTAGAAAATGCTTTTTTCCTTCTGAAGTGGCTTTCTTTCGCTTATCTTTTAGAAGCCGTGCTAATACATTACGTGCCGGCTGAAATTATTGCCATTGCTGTTGGGGGTGATGGAATTCTCCCAATTATTACAGGAGCTATGGTCGGTGCTCCAGCCTATGTGAATAGCTATGCCGCTCCTCCTTTAGTCGCCGGACTGGTTGAGCAGGGGATGACGCAGGGTGCCGCTATGGCCTTTATGATTGCTGGTGCAGTTAGCAGCATTCCTGCCATGGCCGCAGTTTGGTCGCTAGTTAGAGGCCCTATTTTCTTGGCTTATCTGGGGCTTGGCATCTCGGGAGCAATACTGATTGGCAGTATCTTTCAATTCATGGTTTCATAAAATACGCGTCTGATCACTCTTCACAAAAGTATAAAATTAATAAGGGGTCCTTACTTCCTTTATAACTCAATAAACAAAGCCATTCCCCAACTTATTCTCATTTTCCGCTAAATAAATTAACATCCTTGGGTGGCATTCTTCCCTGAATGCTTTAATCTAGTCCCTCTGTGGTGCAGAAAATTGATGGATTAACAGTAATCTTTAAAAATATTTTATGAGTAGCTTTCTGAGCATTTCCAGTGCCACCGGTGGAGAGAGCCATTGACAAAAAAGCCTCTTGATTTTGATTTCAGTGATAGGATGAAAGATGAGTGCGGTGTTTTTGGCATTTTTGGCCACCCAGACGCTGCCGCCATAACGGCTCTTGGCCTTCACGCCCTCCAACACCGCGGACAAGAGGCTGCCGGTATTGTGACATTCGATGGGCAACATTTTTTTGCTGAACGTCGTCTGGGCTTGGTTGGCGACAACTTTACACGACCCGAGATTTTAAAACAGCTCGGTGGAAATTCAGCGATCGGTCATGTCCGCTATTCAACAATCGGTGATACTATACTCCGCAACGTACAGCCTCTTTTTGCTGATCTGGCTGGCGGGGGTTTTGCAGTTAGCCACAATGGAAATCTCACTAATGCACGAACATTGCGAACCCAACTCGTTGCAAATGGTTCTATCTTTCAGTCCACATCCGATACTGAAACCATCATGCAGCTCGTTGCCCTATCAAAAAGAGAGGGCACAATATCTCGGTTGATTGAAGCACTTTTTCAGATCGAGGGAGCTTACGCGCTTACTATTTTGACAAATAAAAAACTTATTGGCGTTCGTGATCCGCTAGGAATACGACCATTGGTACTCGGCGAACTGAATGGAAGTTATATTCTGGCTTCGGAAACCTGTGCCCTTGATATGGTTGGCGCCAAATTTTTAAGAGAAATTGAAAATGGTGAAATAGTAATAATTACTGATAAAGGAATTGAAAGCCTCAAGCCTTTCCCTAAACTGAAGCCGCGCCCGTGTATTTTTGAATATATTTATTTTGCCCGACCAGATAGCAATTTAGCCGGCAAAAATGTCTACGAATGCCGGAAATCACTAGGGCGTCAACTGGCGATCGAGGCTAAGGTCAACGCAGATATGGTTGTTCCCGTTCCTGACAGTGGCGTCCCTGCGGCTATTGGCTATGCGGAAGTTTCAGAAATTCCTTTTGAATTAGGGATAATAAGAAATCATTACGTCGGCCGAACCTTCATTGAGCCCTCGCAAGCTATTCGAGCACTTTCAGTAAAACTTAAGCACAACGCGAACCATTTTCTTCTTAAGGGCAAAAGAGTAGTCTTAATCGACGATTCGATTGTAAGAGGCACCACATCTACAAAAATTGTTCAAATGGTTCGGGATGCTGGCGCTTCTGAAGTCCATATGCTTATCGCGGCTCCGCCAATAACACATTCCGATTTTTATGGGATTGATACCCCGGACAGAGAACAACTTCTAGCCGCAACCCACTCGACAGAAGAAATGAACGACTACATTGGCACTGACAGCCTTGCATTTCTTAGTATTGATGGCGTGTATAAAGCAATGGGACATAAAGGTGGTCGCAACCCTGAAAACCCTGAATTTACGGACCACTGTTTCACTGGCGATTATCCAACACTCCTGCGCGACCAAAATAATGATAAAAATATTCGACAGCTGTCGTTTTTATATGAGCCCCATTAATCAAAACAACCATGAGAAAAAACGATAGAGCCGCATTTATTTTGGATAAATTAAATAAGATCTATCCAGACCCAAGTATTCCGTTGCAGCATAATAATATCTTTGAATTACTCATTGCAGTACTCCTAAGTGCACAATGCACAGACGAACGGGTCAACAAGATCACACCACTGCTTTTCTCTAAGGCCAACACGCCTTTCAAAATGAGAAGACTGGAGCTCGAGAGTATTTATAATATAATCCGCCCCTGCGGGTTAGCCCCCCAAAAGTCCAAAGCAATCCAAGAATTATCTAACATTCTCGTTGATAGTTTTGATGGCAAAGTGCCAGAAAGCTTTGACGAACTAGAAAAATTACCCGGTGTAGGCCATAAAACGGCAAGTGTTGTAATGTCCCAAGGCTTTGGCCAACCGGCATTTCCTGTAGATACCCACATTCATCGATTAGCCCAACGATGGGGCCTGACTGATGGCAGAAGCGTCAAACAGACTGAAACCGACCTAAAAAACGTCTTCCCAAAAGACGCATGGAATAAACTGCACCTTCAAATAATTTATTACGGCAGAGAATTTTGCACAGCAAGAAGCTGCTATGGGCTCGTATGCATCATTTGTAAAAACTGTTACCCAAACAGAAAAAACCCTGTACAGACAAGAAAACCCTGATTAATTCCTAATTTTATCATTTAAACTCCTGCATACATAATTTTCCCAGGAAAGCCTTGCAGGGTGTTCGCAATAGAAATTGTCCAAACGCCTGGAGATAGATATCTTAACTAACGAACAAATCATTATTTAACGGATAATAAAGAATCCTGGGAAAACATGAAACGAGGTTACGATGTCTGAACTTTCAAGACAGGAATCCGATAGTTTTGGATCACTAGAGGTCCCAAACGATAAATACTACGGCGCGCAGACTGCTCGTTCGCTTATTAATTTCCCAATTGGTGAAGAAACTATGCCTAGTGCGCTAGTGCATAGCCTGGGTGTAATCAAGCAAGCTGCTGCTCGCGTTAACGCCAAGCAAGGGCGGCTTGACCCAAAAATAGCCAAAGCCATAGAGCAGGCTGCTGACGAGGTAGCAAACGGAAAATTTGATGAACATTTTCCGCTTGTTGTCTGGCAAACCGGGTCAGGAACTCAGACGAATATGAATGCAAATGAAGTTATCGCAAACCGAGCCATTGAAATATTAGGCGGTCAAATCGGCTCCAAAAACCCAGTCCATCCAAACGATCATTGCAATATGAGCCAGTCGTCAAATGATACCTTTCCGACAGCCATGCATATCGCTGCCGCACTGAGCATTAATCGTGATCTGCTCCCCGCACTGGAAAAGCTCAAACTGGCTTTAGATCAAAAGGTCAAAGACTGGGCCGACATTGTTAAAATTGGCAGGACCCATACACAGGACGCAACGCCCCTCACTCTCGGACAAGAGTTTAGTGGGTATTCAGCTCAATTAGAAATGGGGATAAGTCGCATCAGAGAAACAGTCCTTGGGCTTTATAATCTGGCACAGGGTGGAACAGCCGTTGGGACAGGGCTTAATGCTCCTAAGGGTTTCGATGTAATGTTTGCAACGGAAGTAGCAAACATTACCGAGGCACCATTCAAACCAGCCCCGAATAAATTTGAAGCACTCGCTGCAAACGACGCTTATGTATATGCCCACGGAGCCATTAACACAGTAGCTGTATCACTATTCAAAATTGCCAATGACATCCGGTTTCTAGGTTCTGGCCCACGGTCAGGCTTGGGTGAATTGTCTTTGCCAGAAAATGAACCTGGGTCTTCAATAATGCCTGGAAAGGTTAACCCCACGCAGACGGAAGCGCTGACAATGGTTTGTGCTCAGGTTCATGGAAATCATGCTACAATTTCATTTGCTGGGAGCCAGGGGCACTTTGAGCTTAATGTTTTCAAACCTGTAATGGCCTATGCAATGCTTCAATCTATAAAACTGCTGTCAGATGCATCACATAGCTTTGCTGAGCGCTGTGTCACTGGTATCGTGGCCAACGAGATCACAATCACAAATCTGATGGAAAGATCCTTGATGTTGGTAACTGCGCTGGCGCCAGCTATTGGTTACGACAAAGCAACGAAAATCGCCAAGGCTGCGCATAAAAATGGAACCTCACTTAAAGAAGAAGCTCTAAACCTGGGATATGTCACAGAGAGTGAGTTTGATTCCTTGGTACAACCAAAGCAAATGATAGGTCCAAGCGATTGAGAAGGGAAACTCTATAGGATAGCAAAAACACTCTCAAAAAATAGGGTGCAACTCTGGGAAACGCCATTCTAATCTCAAGGAAAACTAGTATGAATATTTTGCCCATTATTGATGCAGCAGAAAAGGAGATGCAGGATATCTACGAGGATCTTCATGCCCATCCCGAACTTGGGTTTGAAGAGGTTCGTACAAGTGCAATAGTTGCTGAAAAGTTGCGTGAATTTGGCGTTGATGAAGTTCACACCGGGCTCGGGAAAACAGGCGTTGTTGGCAT encodes the following:
- a CDS encoding metalloregulator ArsR/SmtB family transcription factor, translated to MELAWAARGFAAAGAEPRLEVLLDLVRAGPQGLTVGEIQERLNMPASTLAHHLRFLKSANLIEQEKYGRTVINRARFDYIEDLAQFLLKECCTESASLYKGTG
- a CDS encoding permease produces the protein MSELVLQGFRNIHRNIEWIYSVWFLIILVPLSIWFLDPTNILPFVETAFFALSNTLPYIAIAVLLLGYLKASGAETVVAKAFEGRESRMIVMAALFGGLAPFCSCEVIPFVAGLLAVGAPLSAVMAFWLSSPLIDPPTLLITASALGWTFSIAKAIAAVALGLIGGFAVRHILTAKIFSNPLKPGTSFGGCCGGPAPFSGTPRWPFWKEPERREIFARQSLENAFFLLKWLSFAYLLEAVLIHYVPAEIIAIAVGGDGILPIITGAMVGAPAYVNSYAAPPLVAGLVEQGMTQGAAMAFMIAGAVSSIPAMAAVWSLVRGPIFLAYLGLGISGAILIGSIFQFMVS
- the purF gene encoding amidophosphoribosyltransferase: MKDECGVFGIFGHPDAAAITALGLHALQHRGQEAAGIVTFDGQHFFAERRLGLVGDNFTRPEILKQLGGNSAIGHVRYSTIGDTILRNVQPLFADLAGGGFAVSHNGNLTNARTLRTQLVANGSIFQSTSDTETIMQLVALSKREGTISRLIEALFQIEGAYALTILTNKKLIGVRDPLGIRPLVLGELNGSYILASETCALDMVGAKFLREIENGEIVIITDKGIESLKPFPKLKPRPCIFEYIYFARPDSNLAGKNVYECRKSLGRQLAIEAKVNADMVVPVPDSGVPAAIGYAEVSEIPFELGIIRNHYVGRTFIEPSQAIRALSVKLKHNANHFLLKGKRVVLIDDSIVRGTTSTKIVQMVRDAGASEVHMLIAAPPITHSDFYGIDTPDREQLLAATHSTEEMNDYIGTDSLAFLSIDGVYKAMGHKGGRNPENPEFTDHCFTGDYPTLLRDQNNDKNIRQLSFLYEPH
- the nth gene encoding endonuclease III yields the protein MRKNDRAAFILDKLNKIYPDPSIPLQHNNIFELLIAVLLSAQCTDERVNKITPLLFSKANTPFKMRRLELESIYNIIRPCGLAPQKSKAIQELSNILVDSFDGKVPESFDELEKLPGVGHKTASVVMSQGFGQPAFPVDTHIHRLAQRWGLTDGRSVKQTETDLKNVFPKDAWNKLHLQIIYYGREFCTARSCYGLVCIICKNCYPNRKNPVQTRKP
- the fumC gene encoding class II fumarate hydratase, translating into MSELSRQESDSFGSLEVPNDKYYGAQTARSLINFPIGEETMPSALVHSLGVIKQAAARVNAKQGRLDPKIAKAIEQAADEVANGKFDEHFPLVVWQTGSGTQTNMNANEVIANRAIEILGGQIGSKNPVHPNDHCNMSQSSNDTFPTAMHIAAALSINRDLLPALEKLKLALDQKVKDWADIVKIGRTHTQDATPLTLGQEFSGYSAQLEMGISRIRETVLGLYNLAQGGTAVGTGLNAPKGFDVMFATEVANITEAPFKPAPNKFEALAANDAYVYAHGAINTVAVSLFKIANDIRFLGSGPRSGLGELSLPENEPGSSIMPGKVNPTQTEALTMVCAQVHGNHATISFAGSQGHFELNVFKPVMAYAMLQSIKLLSDASHSFAERCVTGIVANEITITNLMERSLMLVTALAPAIGYDKATKIAKAAHKNGTSLKEEALNLGYVTESEFDSLVQPKQMIGPSD